The following coding sequences lie in one Gottschalkia purinilytica genomic window:
- a CDS encoding DUF951 domain-containing protein translates to MIVVIDKFNIGDVVQLKKVHPCGENKWEVMRTGVDFRIKCLGCERQVWLARREFIRRVKKVISTSSDDSIKK, encoded by the coding sequence ATGATTGTTGTGATTGATAAGTTTAATATTGGAGATGTAGTACAATTAAAGAAAGTTCACCCATGTGGGGAAAACAAGTGGGAAGTTATGAGAACAGGTGTAGACTTTAGAATAAAATGTCTTGGTTGTGAAAGACAGGTATGGTTAGCAAGAAGAGAGTTTATAAGAAGGGTAAAAAAGGTCATTAGTACGTCTAGTGATGATAGTATAAAAAAATAA